One Natator depressus isolate rNatDep1 chromosome 5, rNatDep2.hap1, whole genome shotgun sequence DNA segment encodes these proteins:
- the CCNH gene encoding cyclin-H isoform X2: protein MYHSSTQRRHWTFRSEEDLGRCRADANRQFRCKAVACGKARQSDSLLLEPREELTICKYYEKKLLDFCSVFKPAMPRSVVGTATMYFKRFYLNNSVMEYHPRIIMLTCAFLACKVDEFNVSSPQFVGNLRENPPGQEKALEQILEFELLLIQQLNFHLIVHNPYRPFEGFLIDLKTRYPLLENPEVLRKTADDFLNRVALTDAYLLFTPSQIALTAILSSASRAGINMENYLSECLLLKENKTSLSQLLDGMKCMKNLIKKYEPPRPEEVAALKQKLEKCHSSELALNANLKKRKGYEDDEYITKKSKMDEEEWTDDDLVDSLGF from the exons ATGTACCACAGCAGCACGCAGAGGCGGCACTGGACCTTCCGCAGTGAGGAGGACCTGGGCCGCTGCCGAGCCGACGCCAACCGCCAGTTCCGCTGCAAAGCGGTGGCCTGCGGAAAG GCTCGGCAGAGCGACTCGCTGCTTCTGGAGCCCCGGGAGGAGCTGACAATCTGTAAATATTATGAGAAGAAACTGCTGGATTTCTGCTCCGTGTTCAAACCTGCCATGCCCAGATCCGTGGTG GGAACAGCGACTATGTACTTCAAACGTTTTTACCTCAATAACTCAGTGATGGAGTATCACCCTCGAATAATAAT GTTAACATGTGCATTCTTGGCATGTAAAGTAGATGAATTTAATGTGTCCAGTCCACAGTTTGTTGGTAACCTTCGAGAGAACCCTCCAGGTCAGGAGAAGGCTCTTGAACAGATTTTGGAATTTGAATTACTACTTATTCAGCAGCTGAACTTCCATCTTATAGTGCACAACCCTTATAGACCATTTGAGGGATTTTTAATTGATTTGAAG ACTCGTTATCCATTGCTGGAGAATCCTGAGGTCTTGAGGAAAACAGCTGATGACTTTCTCAATCGAGTAGCTCTGACAGATGCCTACCTTCTATTTACACCTTCACAAATAGCTCTCACTGCCATCTTATCTAGTGCTTCCAGGGCAGGAATTAATATGGAAAA CTATTTATCAGAATGTCTTctgttgaaagaaaacaaaacatctcTGTCCCAGTTACTAGATGGAATGAAAT GCATGAAAAATCTCATAAAGAAGTATGAACCACCACGGCCTGAGGAGGTTGCTGCTCTAAAGCAGAAGTTAGAGAAATGTCACAGCTCAGAACTTGCTCTTAATGCAAACTT AAAGAAGAGGAAGGGCTATGAAGATGATGAATATATTACAAAGAAATCTAAAATGGATGAG GAAGAATGGACTGATGATGATCTTGTAGATTCACTAGGATTTTAA
- the CCNH gene encoding cyclin-H isoform X1, with the protein MYHSSTQRRHWTFRSEEDLGRCRADANRQFRCKAVACGKARQSDSLLLEPREELTICKYYEKKLLDFCSVFKPAMPRSVVGTATMYFKRFYLNNSVMEYHPRIIMLTCAFLACKVDEFNVSSPQFVGNLRENPPGQEKALEQILEFELLLIQQLNFHLIVHNPYRPFEGFLIDLKTRYPLLENPEVLRKTADDFLNRVALTDAYLLFTPSQIALTAILSSASRAGINMENYLSECLLLKENKTSLSQLLDGMKCMKNLIKKYEPPRPEEVAALKQKLEKCHSSELALNANLKKRKGYEDDEYITKKSKMDETLPRHEDAGSLRRTLHC; encoded by the exons ATGTACCACAGCAGCACGCAGAGGCGGCACTGGACCTTCCGCAGTGAGGAGGACCTGGGCCGCTGCCGAGCCGACGCCAACCGCCAGTTCCGCTGCAAAGCGGTGGCCTGCGGAAAG GCTCGGCAGAGCGACTCGCTGCTTCTGGAGCCCCGGGAGGAGCTGACAATCTGTAAATATTATGAGAAGAAACTGCTGGATTTCTGCTCCGTGTTCAAACCTGCCATGCCCAGATCCGTGGTG GGAACAGCGACTATGTACTTCAAACGTTTTTACCTCAATAACTCAGTGATGGAGTATCACCCTCGAATAATAAT GTTAACATGTGCATTCTTGGCATGTAAAGTAGATGAATTTAATGTGTCCAGTCCACAGTTTGTTGGTAACCTTCGAGAGAACCCTCCAGGTCAGGAGAAGGCTCTTGAACAGATTTTGGAATTTGAATTACTACTTATTCAGCAGCTGAACTTCCATCTTATAGTGCACAACCCTTATAGACCATTTGAGGGATTTTTAATTGATTTGAAG ACTCGTTATCCATTGCTGGAGAATCCTGAGGTCTTGAGGAAAACAGCTGATGACTTTCTCAATCGAGTAGCTCTGACAGATGCCTACCTTCTATTTACACCTTCACAAATAGCTCTCACTGCCATCTTATCTAGTGCTTCCAGGGCAGGAATTAATATGGAAAA CTATTTATCAGAATGTCTTctgttgaaagaaaacaaaacatctcTGTCCCAGTTACTAGATGGAATGAAAT GCATGAAAAATCTCATAAAGAAGTATGAACCACCACGGCCTGAGGAGGTTGCTGCTCTAAAGCAGAAGTTAGAGAAATGTCACAGCTCAGAACTTGCTCTTAATGCAAACTT AAAGAAGAGGAAGGGCTATGAAGATGATGAATATATTACAAAGAAATCTAAAATGGATGAG ACATTGCCAAGGCATGAGGATGCAGGTTCCCTGAGAAGAACTCTCCATTGTTAA